One region of Endozoicomonas sp. Mp262 genomic DNA includes:
- a CDS encoding transposase: protein MVAMLTSDHKEILRELALYTTFLASALSPTAVPTFCELLFGCMLSGQGFVTQALLSINNFQCVWSSYHHWLSQGKWRWRSLACRLIQLVCSKVPRGELINIGLDDWVVERFSDKAPACRTHHQHSKKRNRPTYIWGQCWVSLAVVFERAKDEVFTAIPVLSFPSPASGNASKLKIAVAMLKVVRQEVKVQGLRLLTDCWYMNWTLMQPVLEMGYEVVGQIPLNRALYALPLESTAKKRGRPKKYGIKMTPPEVEKLPEYQTTVRIYGRFRKIRYRTRVCRARFLKGRKVRVVWGRFENDKGLTESRIFIATNTGLEGIDILRIYAKRWPVEPMFQQIKHSFGCRQLWQQKLRTLLRWMHLKMAGYALLQLLTVCKNQASVGISRIPWRDQDTTTAGMLRFALAGIIPRLPIREGWNRYSQKYEFNFNSLTDGIVKEKKKAA, encoded by the coding sequence ATGGTTGCTATGCTCACTTCAGATCATAAAGAGATCCTCCGGGAGCTTGCCTTATATACAACGTTTCTTGCTTCAGCGCTATCCCCAACAGCAGTACCTACGTTCTGCGAACTTCTTTTTGGCTGCATGCTATCCGGGCAAGGCTTTGTCACTCAGGCGCTGTTATCTATTAATAACTTTCAATGCGTATGGAGCAGTTACCACCATTGGCTCTCTCAAGGCAAGTGGCGGTGGAGGAGCCTCGCATGCCGGCTCATTCAGCTGGTATGCTCAAAAGTACCACGGGGTGAACTTATCAACATTGGTCTTGATGATTGGGTGGTGGAGCGTTTTTCTGACAAGGCTCCCGCTTGCCGAACCCATCACCAGCACAGTAAAAAAAGGAACCGGCCAACGTATATCTGGGGACAATGCTGGGTATCCCTGGCTGTTGTATTTGAGCGGGCTAAAGATGAAGTATTTACTGCCATCCCTGTGCTTTCCTTTCCATCTCCTGCTTCAGGCAATGCCAGTAAGCTAAAAATCGCTGTTGCCATGCTAAAAGTAGTGAGGCAAGAGGTGAAGGTGCAAGGACTGCGCTTGCTGACAGACTGTTGGTATATGAACTGGACGCTAATGCAACCCGTTCTGGAAATGGGCTATGAAGTAGTAGGGCAAATCCCGTTAAACCGGGCATTGTATGCCTTACCGTTGGAGTCCACTGCAAAAAAACGTGGGCGACCCAAAAAGTATGGCATCAAAATGACGCCCCCGGAAGTGGAGAAGCTACCGGAATATCAAACAACCGTAAGAATATACGGCAGATTTCGAAAGATACGTTATCGCACCCGGGTATGTCGGGCTCGCTTCCTGAAAGGCCGCAAGGTTCGGGTTGTCTGGGGTCGGTTTGAAAATGATAAAGGACTGACAGAAAGCCGTATATTCATTGCAACCAATACTGGACTTGAAGGTATAGACATCCTTCGTATTTATGCGAAAAGATGGCCGGTTGAACCCATGTTTCAGCAAATTAAACATTCATTTGGTTGCCGCCAGTTATGGCAGCAAAAGCTGAGAACTCTGTTGCGGTGGATGCATCTGAAGATGGCTGGATACGCATTATTGCAACTGTTGACCGTCTGTAAAAATCAAGCAAGCGTGGGCATTTCAAGGATTCCTTGGCGGGATCAGGATACAACCACCGCTGGCATGCTAAGATTTGCACTCGCAGGAATTATCCCCAGATTACCTATTCGTGAGGGCTGGAACCGATATAGCCAAAAATATGAGTTCA